Genomic segment of Bifidobacterium lemurum:
GGTCGTGACATGGTCGGCGATGTACGCGGCCTCATCCATCCCCTCGACGCGCGATCCCTGGAAGCTCGGCACCAGCAGTTGCCCCGTCCCGGCGGCGGCGATGGCCTTGCGCATATCCGGCTGCCATTCGTCGGGATCGCGGCTGGGCACGCCGAAGGAGTTCGAAATGGAGATCGGCAGCTCGTAATTGGTGTCGGCGAGCACGCCTTCGTCCAATTCCGCCGACCCCGGCGTCAGCGAGCCATCGGCCGAACGCGGATGCACGGCCAGCACGTTCGGAAAGGCGTTGCAGCCCCACGCCCGCGAGCGCACGGTTTTGTAGACGGCCAGATCGAAGCCCATGAGAAACGCGGCCGTGGTGAACTTCTCGTTGAGCAGGGGCCCCGCGGGGATGCCGAACGGCAGGTTCACGGGGAAGCCGAGGAACGATTCGGCGGGCATGCCAACTGCATCCGCGTCACCGCCCTGCGTTTCAGAAACCTGCGTTTCCAAAACTGGCATGACGGCCGAAACGTTGGAACCGTCGGTATCGGCGGATGCTCCGGATCCGGCCCGGATTCCCGCCTCTTCCCCTTGTCCGGCGAGCGCTTCGGCGAACGCGCCGAACGGCCCGCGCCGGTAGTTGTCCT
This window contains:
- a CDS encoding diguanylate cyclase codes for the protein MSDFQPFYDVNLTYEDNYRRGPFGAFAEALAGQGEEAGIRAGSGASADTDGSNVSAVMPVLETQVSETQGGDADAVGMPAESFLGFPVNLPFGIPAGPLLNEKFTTAAFLMGFDLAVYKTVRSRAWGCNAFPNVLAVHPRSADGSLTPGSAELDEGVLADTNYELPISISNSFGVPSRDPDEWQPDMRKAIAAAGTGQLLVPSFQGSRVEGMDEAAYIADHVTTARLVCETGAGLMEMNTSCPNEGHNRLLCHDPQLVGRITEAVKNEIGERPLVIKLAYIPDDGALETMVCETAARGRVQGFSTINTISARLVDADGNQALPGAGRERSGVCGNAIRGAGLDMVGRLAAIRERLGLDFAIVGVGGVIEPEDYDAYRKVGANAVMSATGAMWDATLARRIKASR